From Pagrus major chromosome 6, Pma_NU_1.0, one genomic window encodes:
- the card19 gene encoding caspase recruitment domain-containing protein 19, whose translation MGDSFREQLIEDSAFLKAERRLDTELVDKVILQLNRIYPQILSDKEATKFRNLDVPTGVRLGELLTHLQGKGEEACREFYRALHLHVEEVYYSLPTRLRLRDYSNPLNYPHVHQKYVLNDRGSLFFLGCFSVAVGMAFLYYYSESKLSGGSRALGMAALGLKRKAQEVLIWYTEESLMK comes from the exons ATGGGag ACAGTTTTCGTGAGCAGCTGATAGAGGACAGCGCCTTCCTCAAAGCTGAGCGGAGATTGGACACAGAGCTGGTGGACAAAGTCATCCTTCAGCTCAACAGGATCTACCCACAGATCCTCTCAGACAAGGAGGCCACCAAA TTCCGAAACTTGGACGTGCCCACTGGTGTTCGACTGGGTGAGCTGCTGACACACCTGcaggggaaaggagaggaagcgTGCAGGGAGTTTTACAGAGCTCTTCACCTGCATGTAGAGGAGGTGTACTACAGCTTACCCACACGGCTCCGCCTCAGAG ATTACTCAAATCCACTCAACTATCCACATGTCCATCAGAAATATGTTCTGAACGACAGAG GTTCCCTCTTCTTTCTGGGCTGTTTCAGTGTTGCAGTGGGAATGGCTTTCCTCTATTACTACAGTG AGTCCAAATTGTCGGGAGGTAGCCGGGCCCTCGGGATGGCTGCTCTGggtttgaaaagaaaagctcAGGAGGTCCTCATATGGTACACTGAAGAAAGCCTCATGAAGTAA
- the LOC140998721 gene encoding protein bicaudal D homolog 2-like — protein sequence MSMEEQEYAEAVLVTEAGPQWLRVEVERLTRELRETTHEKIQAAEYGLAVLEEKQQLKQRFDELETEYETVRHELDQLKEAFGQAYSTHKKVAADGESREESLILESASKEALYQQKILELQNELRQAKVSFSSVQTENERLSSISLELRESSELAELQRGQLRDDIREYKVREARLLQDYSELEEENISLQKQASVLRQNQVEYEGLKHEIRRLEEDSQCLHSQLEEAMRLREIAERQLTEALETIKTEREQKATLRKELSHYMTIGGSVYNSSFNISIDNLKTHDDPSAATEPDNDDLIRGFENGLIKMGEGDENKRGEAFKPAPSLVDDLLSELNISEIQKLKQQLGQVEREKMALINSLQESQKHLEQAYGTVSEQKETVNRLTENLSAMRKLQASKERQSALDSEKDRDSHDDGDYYELDINGPEILQCKYTVAVSEAGELRQELKTLRAKYDECRTQYEDERARLDSDVHELRSRLASLEKTSQADKAEVARLEKELRLVSETAGESLGSLNVAQDELIAFSEELANLYNHVCMCNNETPNRVMLDYYKQGKAIVRRGQEGKEHQSSVLLTNGLISETEMKKSNSSSTPAPEHRPEPMNIYNLVAIIRDQICHLQQAVDRTTELSRQRLANLELSTVADKDKEACMGEILKLKSLLSTKREQIATLRAVLKANKQTAEVALANLKSKYDSEKGMVTETMMKLRNELKALKEDAATFSSLRAMFATRCDEYVTQLDDMQRQLAAAEDEKKTLNSLLRMAIQQKLALTQRLEDLEFDHEQARRKSATVAGGKGKTKGKGAASNHH from the exons ATGTCCATGGAGGAGCAGGAATATGCCGAAGCGGTACTGGTGACAGAGGCCGGGCCGCAGTGGCTTCGAGTCGAGGTCGAGCGTCTTACCCGGGAGCTCCGAGAGACGACCCACGAGAAGATCCAGGCGGCCGAGTACGGGCTGGCGGTGCTGgaagagaaacagcagctcaAGCAGCGATTTGATGAGTTGGAGACGGAGTACGAGACGGTCCGACATGAGCTGGATCAGCTGAAGGAG GCCTTCGGACAAGCTTACTCAACCCACAAAAAGGTGGCAGCAGATGGGGAAAGTAGGGAAGAGTCACTGATCCTGGAGTCGGCCAGTAAGGAGGCTCTGTACCAGCAGAAGATCCTGGAGTTGCAGAATGAGCTCCGACAGGCCAAAGTCTCCTTCAGCAGTGTACAGACTGAAAATGAGCGCCTGTCGTCCATCTCGCTGGAGTTGAGAGAG agtTCAGAGCTGGCAGAGCTGCAGCGTGGTCAGCTGCGTGATGACATCAGAGAGTACAAGGTGCGGGAGGCTCGTCTGCTGCAGGACTACAgcgagctggaggaggagaacatctCTCTTCAGAAACAAGCGTCTGTACTGAGACAGAATCAG GTGGAATATGAAGGTCTAAAGCATGAGATCCGCCGTCTGGAGGAGGACTCCCAGTGCCTACACAGCCAGCTGGAGGAAGCCATGCGTCTGAGAGAAATCGCTGAGCGACAGCTAACAGAGGCCCTGGAAACGATTAAAACAGAGCGTGAGCAAAAGGCCACCTTGCGCAAGGAGCTCTCCCACTATATGACCATCGGCGGCTCTGTGTACAACAGCTCTTTCAACATCTCCATCGACAACCTAAAAACCCACGATGATCCCTCCGCAGCCACCGAGCCTGACAACGATGATCTGATCAGAGGCTTTGAAAATGGCTTGATCAAAATGGGCGAAGGTGATgaaaacaagagaggagaggcttTCAAGCCTGCTCCCAGCCTGGTGGACGACCTGCTGAGTGAGCTCAACATCTCCGAGATCcaaaaactgaaacaacagcTTGGGCAG GTGGAGCGGGAGAAGATGGCCTTGATCAACTCTCTCCAGGAGAGCCAGAAACATCTGGAACAGGCCTATGGTACTGTGTCTGAGCAAAAGGAGACTGTCAACAGGCTGACCGAGAACCTCAGCGCAATGAGGAAACTTCAGGCCAGTAAGGAGCGGCAGTCTGCCCTCGACAGTGAAAAAGACCGAGACAGCCATGATGACGGAGACTACTACGAGCTGGACATCAACGGACCGGAGATCCTGCAGTGTAAATACACCGTGGCCGTGTCTGAAGCTGGGGAGCTGAGGCAGGAGCTGAAGACTCTGAGGGCAAAGTACGATGAGTGTCGAACCCAGTATGAAGACGAGCGAGCACGGCTGGATAGCGACGTCCACGAGTTAAGGTCCAGGTTGGCGTCCCTGGAGAAGACCAGCCAGGCAGATAAAGCGGAAGTGGCTCGCCTGGAGAAGGAGCTCCGTCTGGTCAGTGAAACTGCAGGAGAATCACTCGGCAGCCTCAATGTGGCCCAGGATGAGCTCATAGCTTTCAGTGAAGAGCTGGCCAATCTCTACAACCACGTGTGTATGTGCAACAATGAGACCCCTAACCGTGTCATGCTCGACTACTACAAGCAAGGCAAGGCCATAGTAAGAAGAGGGCAAGAAGGGAAGGAGCACCAGTCTTCAGTGCTTCTCACTAATGGGCTGATCAGTGagactgaaatgaaaaagtCTAACTCCAGCAGCACTCCTGCTCCAGAGCATCGGCCAGAACCCATGAACATCTATAACCTCGTAGCTATCATCAGGGACCAGATCTGCCACCTGCAGCAGGCAGTGGACCGCACCACAGAGCTGTCGCGTCAGAGACTCGCGAACCTGGAGCTGAGCACAGTGGCAGACAAGGACAAAGAGGCTTGCATGGGAGAGATCCTCAAACTGAAGTCCCTGCTGAGCACCAAAAGGGAACAGATCGCCACTCTCAGAGCTGTGCTCAAGGCCAACAAACAG ACGGCTGAGGTTGCTCTGGCCAACCTGAAGAGTAAGTACGACAGTGAGAAGGGCATGGTGACTGAGACGATGATGAAGCTCCGCAATGAACTAAAGGCTCTGAAAGAGGATGCTGCTACGTTCTCCTCTCTTCGAGCCATGTTTGCTACAAG GTGTGACGAGTATGTGACCCAGCTGGACGACATGCAGAGgcagctggctgctgctgaggatGAGAAGAAGACCCTGAATTCTCTGTTGCGTATGGCCATCCAGCAGAAGCTGGCCTTAACACAGCGCCTGGAGGACTTGGAGTTCGACCATGAGCAGGCGCGTCGCAAAAGCGCCACAGTGGCAGGAGGCAAGGGGAAAACAAAGGGCAAGGGAGCCGCTTCCAACCATCAT TAA
- the LOC140998553 gene encoding transketolase-like, which yields MEDYHKPDQQTVQALRNIANRLRINSIKATTAAGSGHPTSCCSVAEIMSVLFFHTMKYRYDDPRNFNNDRFILSKGHAAPALYSMWVEAGFLKESELLSLCHVDSTLEGHPTPKQQFVDIATGSLGQGLGVACGMAYTGKYFDKSSYRVYCLVGDGEMSEGAVWEAMSFASYYQLDNLVAIMDINRLGQSDPAPLQHHVEKYQKRCEAFGWHAIIVDGHSVEELCKALSQPRHQPTAIIAKTIKGKGIPAAEDKLGWHAKPLPKDMADMVMKDLQSRIMNSSKHLYPPAPIEDAPPVSLRNIRMPSAPSYKSGEKIATRKAYGMALAKLGRYNERVVALDGDTNNLTYSEIFKNEHPNRFVECYIAQQNMVSVAMGCAARERNVVFASTLASFFTRAYDQLRMAAISESNINLCGSHCGLSTGEEGPSLMGLEDMAMFRALPTATIFYPSDGVSTEKAVELAATTKGVCYIRTSRQDSAIIYNSNEDFHVGQAKVVYQSKEDQVTVVAAGVTLHEALAAAEHLKKERISVRVIDPFTIKPLDTKTIIDHTRATRGRIITVEDHYYEGGLGEAVSSAMVNESGFNLHRLAVSHVPRSGKPQELLKIYGIDRDAIAQAVRKMLSSSTNAK from the exons ATGGAGGATTACCACAAACCTGACCAGCAGACAGTGCAGGCGCTGAGGAACATCGCCAACCGCCTCCGAATCAACTCCATCAAGGCAACAACTGCAGCGGGCAGCGG ACATCCCACATCATGCTGCAGTGTGGCAGAAATCATGTCGGTGCTGTTCTTCCACACCATGAAGTACCGCTACGATGACCCACGCAACTTCAACAATGACCGCTTCATCCTGTCCAAG gGTCACGCTGCTCCGGCCCTGTATTCCATGTGGGTTGAAGCAGGCTTCCTGAAGGAGAGCGAGCTGCTCAGCTTGTGCCACGTTGACTCCACCCTGGAGGGCCACCCAACTCCA AAGCAGCAGTTTGTGGATATAGCCACCGGCTCCTTGGGCCAGGGTCTTGGTGTGGCCTGTGGAATGGCTTACACTGGCAAATACTTTGACAAGTCCAG CTATCGTGTGTACTGCCTGGTGGGGGATGGTGAGATGTCAGAGGGTGCTGTCTGGGAGGCCATGTCATTTGCCTCCTACTACCAGCTGGACAACCTGGTGGCCATCATGGACATCAACCGTCTGGGCCAGAGTGACCCTGCACCCCTGCAGCATCATGTGGAGAAATATCAAAAACGCTGCGAAGCTTTCGG ctGGCATGCCATCATTGTGGATGGACACAGTGTGGAGGAGCTTTGCAAGGCTCTGAGCCAGCCACGCCATCAACCCACCGCCATCATTGCTAAAACCATCAAGGGCAAAGGCATTCCAG CCGCAGAGGATAAGCTGGGGTGGCATGCCAAACCTCTGCCCAAAGACATGGCCGACATGGTGATGAAGGACCTGCAGAGCCGCATCATGAACAGCAGCAAGCACCTGTACCCTCCTGCTCCCATCGAGGACGCCCCGCCAGTCAGCCTGAGGAACATCAGGATGCCGAGCGCACCCAGCTACAAGTCTGGAGAAAAG atTGCCACACGGAAGGCATATGGGATGGCGTTGGCCAAGTTAGGCCGCTACAATGAACGTGTTGTGGCCCTTGATGGAGACACCAACAACCTCACCTACTCAGAGATCTTCAAGAATGAGCATCCCAACCGCTTTGTGGAGTGCTACATCGCTCAGCAGAACATG GTCAGTGTTGCCATGGGATGTGCTGCCCGTGAGAGGAACGTTGTGTTTGCCAGCACTCTTGCTTCCTTTTTCACCCGCGCCTACGACCAGCTCCGCATGGCAGCCATATCTGAGAGCAACATCAATCTGTGTGGCTCCCACTGCGGCTTGTCCACCG GAGAGGAAGGCCCCTCTCTGATGGGTCTAGAGGACATGGCTATGTTCAGAGCTCTTCCCACAGCGACCATTTTCTATCCCAGTGACGGTGTGTCTACAGAGAAGGCCGTGGAACTGGCCGCAACCACAAAG GGTGTTTGCTACATCCGAACAAGCCGCCAAGACAGCGCCATCATCTATAACAGCAACGAGGACTTTCATGTTGGACAGGCGAAG GTGGTGTACCAGAGCAAAGAGGACCAGGTGACTGTGGTGGCAGCTGGAGTGACTTTGCACGAGGCCCTGGCTGCAGCTGAACATTTAAAGAAAG AGCGAATCTCCGTCAGGGTCATTGACCCCTTCACAATCAAACCACTGGATACCAAAACCATCATCGACCACACACGTGCCACTAGGGGACGAATCATCACCGTGGAAGACCACTACTATGAAG GCGGCCTTGGGGAGGCAGTGTCCTCAGCTATGGTCAACGAGTCTGGCTTCAATCTGCACCGCCTGGCTGTGTCCCATGTTCCTCGCAGTGGCAAACCTCAAGAGCTGCTCAAGATCTACGGCATCGACCGTGATGCCATTGCCCAAGCTGTCCGCAAAATGCTCAGCAGCTCTACCAATGCCAAGTAA